AACACTACTACAATCCTCGAGAGGTTTAAAATCGAGTGGCAGACGCCCGATTACTCTATCTCCAAAGGAGAAAACCGAGCCGAGATAGTCGGCTCAAACCCCATTGTATATCAATCTGATGGTTCAATCTTTGTTGAGGGGGAACGGGCTGAAGTCGAACTGTTTAGGGTTGGATGTCCCTACTCTCCAGTATTCGAGCGACTAAAGGCTGAAAAGGGCTACACTCTAAGGCTGTGCTGTGCCAATCTCACTGTGGAGGATGTGAGGACTATAAATGGGAGGGAATGTATTATAGTGAAAGCGGAAACTAAGGATGCCACCCTCAAACTTGCCATCGACTCTAAGACGCGCCTGCTCCTTTGGGATTACGGGGTTTCCAAAGACGTGACGAGGTCATGGTGGGAAGACTGGCTGGCCTCTTCCAAGTAAACTCCCCCATCTTTATAAACCCCTCAACGAACCACCGCACATGAGCCACTACTACTCCGAAGAGCCGGACGTCCCGCTGAGGACGAAGACGATAGAGGTCTGCATTAGAGGTCAGTGTTTCAAGTTCATCACCGCCAGCGGGGTCTTTTCCTTCGGCAAGCTCGACCGGGGAACGGAGTTGCTCATAGAGAGCATGATACTCGATGATAAATGGCGTGTCCTTGACCTTGGCTGCGGCTACGGGGCGATTGGGATAGTGGCTTCTCGCTTCGTGAGCCATGTCGTCATGGCCGATGTGAACAGGAGAGCGGTAAGCATAGCGAGGAAAAACTTAAAAATCAACGGCGTTAGAAACGCCGAGGTCAAGTGGGGAAATCTCTATGAACCCGTTAGGGGCGAGAAGTTCGACGCGATTATCACTAACCCCCCGGTGCACGCGGGAAAGAAAGTGCTGAGGGAAATAGTTATAAACGCTCCCCGGCATCTCAACGATGGAGGCCTGCTTCAATTGGTCATTAAGACGAAGCAGGGGGCAAAGTATATTAAGGCTCTAATGGAGGACCACTTCACCGAAGTGAGAGAACTGGCGAAGGGGAGCGGCTATCGCGTGTATGCCGGGATCGCCTAGCCTGGGATGGCGCGGGCCTTGAGAGCCCGTGTCCTCTTGGACACCGGGGTTCAAATCCCCGTCCCGGCGCCAAAATCCTCTACAAAGGATTGAGATGGAGGTGTATTCATAATGACGGACAACTTCAGACACATCGTCCGTGTGGCAGGTGTCGACCTGAAAGGAGATAGGCAGTTAAGATGGGCCCTTACGGGGATTAAGGGGATAGGAATAAACTTTGCTACGATGGTTCTGCGGGTCGCGGGCATAGACCCCTACATGAAGGCAGGTTACCTCAATGAGGAGCAGGTCAGGAAGATTGAGGAAGTCCTTGAAGACCCTGTTTCCCATGGTATTCCTGGATGGGCGGTCAACAGGCCAAAGGACTATGGGACCGGCAAGGATATGCACTTACTCACCGCCAAGCTCGTAATGGCCTGGCGTGAGGACGTCAACAGGCTCAGGAGAATCAGGGCTTACCGCGGCATCAGACTTGAGCGCGGTCTGCCTGTGAGGGGTCAGAGAACAAGGTCAAACTTCAGGCACGGTGCAACGCTCGGTGTCAGCAGAAGGAAGAAGTGAGGTGGTGTAAATGGGAGACCCTAAGAGGCAGAGGAAGAGATACGAAACTCCCTCTCACCCTTGGATTAAAGAGAGGCTTGACAGTGAGCGCGTACTCATGAGGAAGTACGCCCTTAAAAACAAGAAGGAACTGTGGAGGCACGAGACCCAGCTTAAGGAGTTCAGGAGGAGAGCTAGGCGCCTCCTTGCCGCCCGCGGCAGGCAGGCAGAGGTTGAGAAGGTTCAGCTCCTCCAGAGACTCAACAGGCTGGGCCTTTTGCCGGCGGATGCCGTCCTGGACGATGTCCTCTCCCTTGGACTTGAGGACATCCTCGACAGGCGCCTCCAGACAGTTGTCTTCAAGAAGGGTCTTGCAAGGACGATCAGACAGGCCAGACAGCTCATAGTTCATGGGCATATAGAAGTCAACGGACAGGTAATCCGTTCTCCAGGATACCTTATCCTCAAGGAGGAGGAGAGCACAATAACCTATTCGAGGAACTCCCCCTTTGCTAAGGAGAGCCATCCTGAGAGGGTCGTCATTGAACAGGCTAAGCAGGGTGAGGCCTCATGAGTGAGGAAGTTCAGCAGGTTAACCTTAAGAAGAAAGAGAAGTGGGGAGTTGCCCACATCTACTCCTCCTACAACAACACCATTATCCACATCACTGACCTCACGGGGGCCGAGACCATCAGCAGGTGGAGCGGTGGTATGGTCGTCAAGGCCGACAGGGACGAGCCATCACCGTATGCGGCCATGATTGCCGCCAGAAGGGCCGCGGAGGAGGTCATGGAGAAAGGGTTCACCGGTGTTCACATAAAGGTCCGCGCCCCCGGTGGGAGCAGGAGTAAAAGCCCGGGTCCGGGTGCCCAGGCTGCCATCCGTGCCCTTGCTAGGGCCGGCCTCAGGATAGGAAGGGTTGAGGACGCTACTCCCATCCCGCACGATGGAACCAGGCCCAAGGGCGGGAGAAGGGGCAGGCGCGTCTGACCCCACAACTTCTTTTTTGGTGATGCCTATGGAGCCAAAATTCCAGGTTCTTGAAAAAAGGGAGGATTCAATTAAGTTCCTCGTTGAGGGGATTGACGTTCCCTTTGCCAACGCCATGAGAAGGACCATACTATCGGAGGTTCCTACCTTCGCCATCGATGAAGTGGAGTTCTTTGAGAACGATTCGGCACTCTTCGACGAGATAATCGCACACAGACTTGCCATGATCCCTCTGACGACTCCCCTCGACAGGTTCTCCCTGGACTCCCTTGAGCTGGATGACTATACGGTTACCCTCTCCCTCGAGGCTGAGGGGTCGGGGATAGTGTACTCCGGTGACATCAAAAGCGACGATGAGGGTGTTAAACCTGCCAACCCAGATATCCCCATAGTCAAGCTCGCCAATGGGCAGAGGGTTTCGTTCAACGCATACGCAAAGCTTGGCCGCGGGAAGGACCACGCTAAGTGGCAGCCGGGTTTTGTGTATTACAAATATCTGACCAAGGTTCACGTCAGTAAAGAAGTCCCGGACTGGGAGGAGCTTAAGACTTTAGCTGAAAAACGTGGTCTGATCGTTGAGGAAACCGAAGAGGAGCTCATTATAACAACCACCCGGCCGTTCTACCTCCCCCGCAAGTTTGACGGATTTAAGAAGGATAAGATTACAGAAGAGGTAGTGCCGGATACATTCGTCTTCACAGTGGAAACCAATGGAGAACTCCCCGTTGAGGAAATTGTGGCTACAGCGCTCAAGATTCTTATGCGGAAGAGCGATAGATTTATAAACGAACTCCATAAATTAGCCGAGTGACGCGGGGGTTGCCGAGCCTGGTCAAAGGCGCGGGATTCAGGGTCCCGTCCCGCAGGGGTTCCGGGGTTCAAATCCCCGCCCCCGCACCAGATTCACGTTCACCCGTCCCTCGGTGCGAGAATTGTGAAGGAGGAATGTTCATGGTTAAGAGGACTGGTCCAACTGACATAAACTTGAGGAGAGTCATCCGCTACCTCAGGAAGAAATCCAACGAGGAAGGCGTGAGGGTATGGAAGGACATCGCCTGGCGCCTTGAGAGGCCAAGGAGGCAAAGGGCTGAAGTGAACATCAGCAGGATCAACCGCTACACCAAGGAGGGGGACACTATTATCGTCCCGGGAAGCGTAATTGGTGCAGGAAAGCTCGAGCACAAGGTCACCGTCGCTGCCTGGAAGTTCAGTGAGGGG
The genomic region above belongs to Thermococcus sp. and contains:
- a CDS encoding class I SAM-dependent methyltransferase; translated protein: MSHYYSEEPDVPLRTKTIEVCIRGQCFKFITASGVFSFGKLDRGTELLIESMILDDKWRVLDLGCGYGAIGIVASRFVSHVVMADVNRRAVSIARKNLKINGVRNAEVKWGNLYEPVRGEKFDAIITNPPVHAGKKVLREIVINAPRHLNDGGLLQLVIKTKQGAKYIKALMEDHFTEVRELAKGSGYRVYAGIA
- a CDS encoding 30S ribosomal protein S13, whose product is MTDNFRHIVRVAGVDLKGDRQLRWALTGIKGIGINFATMVLRVAGIDPYMKAGYLNEEQVRKIEEVLEDPVSHGIPGWAVNRPKDYGTGKDMHLLTAKLVMAWREDVNRLRRIRAYRGIRLERGLPVRGQRTRSNFRHGATLGVSRRKK
- a CDS encoding 30S ribosomal protein S4 — encoded protein: MGDPKRQRKRYETPSHPWIKERLDSERVLMRKYALKNKKELWRHETQLKEFRRRARRLLAARGRQAEVEKVQLLQRLNRLGLLPADAVLDDVLSLGLEDILDRRLQTVVFKKGLARTIRQARQLIVHGHIEVNGQVIRSPGYLILKEEESTITYSRNSPFAKESHPERVVIEQAKQGEAS
- a CDS encoding 30S ribosomal protein S11, with product MSEEVQQVNLKKKEKWGVAHIYSSYNNTIIHITDLTGAETISRWSGGMVVKADRDEPSPYAAMIAARRAAEEVMEKGFTGVHIKVRAPGGSRSKSPGPGAQAAIRALARAGLRIGRVEDATPIPHDGTRPKGGRRGRRV
- a CDS encoding DNA-directed RNA polymerase subunit D, which translates into the protein MEPKFQVLEKREDSIKFLVEGIDVPFANAMRRTILSEVPTFAIDEVEFFENDSALFDEIIAHRLAMIPLTTPLDRFSLDSLELDDYTVTLSLEAEGSGIVYSGDIKSDDEGVKPANPDIPIVKLANGQRVSFNAYAKLGRGKDHAKWQPGFVYYKYLTKVHVSKEVPDWEELKTLAEKRGLIVEETEEELIITTTRPFYLPRKFDGFKKDKITEEVVPDTFVFTVETNGELPVEEIVATALKILMRKSDRFINELHKLAE
- a CDS encoding 50S ribosomal protein L18e yields the protein MVKRTGPTDINLRRVIRYLRKKSNEEGVRVWKDIAWRLERPRRQRAEVNISRINRYTKEGDTIIVPGSVIGAGKLEHKVTVAAWKFSEGARQKITEAGGEAITIEELLERNPKGSGVIIME